A segment of the Streptomyces sp. P9-A2 genome:
CGGGATCATGGCCGAGACGGTCGCGCACAAGCGCGAGAACCCGGGCGACGACCTGACCTCCGCGCTCATCCAGGCGTCGGAGAACGGCGACCGTCTCACGGACGAGGAGATCGTCGCCACGCTCCAGCTGATGGTGGCGGCCGGCCACGAGACGACGATCTCCCTCATCGTCAACGCGGTGCTCGGCCTCTCCCTCCACCCCGAGCAGCGCGAGCTGGTGCTGTCCGGCGAGGTGGACTGGTCGGCGGTGGTCGAGGAGACGCTGCGGCACTCCACGCCCACCTCCCACGTACTGGTCCGGTTCGCCACCGAGGACGTACCGGTCGGCGACACCGTCCTGCCGGCCGGGGAGGCGCTGATCGTGTCGTACGCCGCGATCGGCCGGGACGAGCAGGCGCACGGCCCGAGCGCCGGCGACTTCGACATCACCCGCGAGAGTGCCAACCGGCACATCTCCTTCGGCCACGGCCCGCACGTGTGCCCCGGCGCGGCACTGTCCCGCCTGGAGGCGGGCGTGGCCCTGCCGGCCCTGTACGCGCGCTTCCCGAAGCTGGACCTGGCGGTCCCGGCGGACGAGCTGCGCAACAAGCCGGTGGTCACGCAGAACGACCTGTACGAGCTGCCGGTGACCCTGGGCTGACGTACGAAGACCGGCCCGAACGGCCGGGCGGAAGGGCCTTCCCCCTCCGCCCGGCCGTTCGACCGCTCCCGCGGCCCGCGCCTCGTCCGCGTCTCAGCCGACGGACGATGTTTCACCAGGGTTTCCCCGAGCCGCTAGGCTCCGGGGTTGTGGCTGAGATCCGGATTCCTGCTGACATCAAGCCCGCCGACGGTCGTTTCGGCGCGGGCCCCTCCAAGGTGCGGACGGAAGCGCTGGACGCGCTGGCCGCGACCGGCACCTCCCTGCTGGGCACCTCCCACCGCCAGGCCCCGGTGAAGAACCTGGTCGGCGAAGTGCGCGAGGGCATCCGTGAGCTGTTCCGGCTCCCCGAGGGCTACGAGGTCGTCCTCGGCAACGGCGGCTCCACCGCCTTCTGGGACATCGCGACCCACGGCCTGATCGAGAACAAGTCGCAGCACCTCACCTTCGGCGAGTTCAGCTCCAAGTTCGCCAAGGCCGCCAAGCTCGCCCCGTGGCTCGCCGACCCGACCGTGATCGCGGCCGACCCGGGCACGCACCCCGAGGCGACCGCCGAGGCCGGTGTGGACGTCTACGCCTTCACGCACAACGAGACCTCCACCGGCGTCGCCATGCCGATCAAGCGGGTGCCCGGCGCCGACGAGGGCTCCCTCGTCCTGGTGGACGCGACGAGCGGCGCGGGCGGCCTGCCCGTCGACATCGCCGAGACGGACGTCTACTACTTCGCCCCGCAGAAGTCCTTCGCCTCCGACGGCGGCCTGTGGATCGGCGTGTTCTCCCCGGCCGCGATCGAGCGCGCCGAGCGCGTCCACGCCTCCGGCCGGCACGTCCCGGAGTTCTTCTCGCTCCCCACGGCGATCGACAACTCCCGCAAGAACCAGACGTACAACACCCCGGCGCTGGCCACCGTGTTCCTGCTGAACGAGCAGCTGAAGTGGCTCAACGGCCAGGGCGGCCTCGACTTCGCGACCGGCCGCACCAAGGACTCCTCGACCCGCCTGTACGGCTGGGCCGAGGAGTCGAAGTTCGCGACCCCGTTCGTCACCGACCCGGCGAAGCGCTCCCAGGTCATCGGCACCATCGACTTCACCGACGAGATCGACGCCGCCGCGATCGCCAAGGTGCTGCGCGCCAACGGCATCGTCGACACCGAGCCCTACCGCAAGCTCGGCCGCAACCAGCTCCGCGTCGCGATGTTCCCGGCCATCGACCCGGCGGACGTCGAGGCACTGACGAAGTGCGTCGACTACGTCATCGAGAAGCTGTAGTCGCTCCCCCGTACGACAACGAAAGGGCGCCCGGCGGTGATCCGCCGGGCGCCCTTTCGTGCGTGCGGTGCTTACGCGAACTGCCGCAGAAACGCGGCCCAGCTCTCACGGGAGACGGTGAGAAGGGGTCCGCCTTCACGCCGCTTGCTGTCTCGGACGGCTCGGCCGTGGTCGGCCGTGTCGGCGATCTCCACGCATTCGCCCTGTTGACTGGAGTACGACGACTTCCGGAAGAGGCCCACTATTTCGGTCACCATCGGCTCTCCTAGATGCTCTGCAGTACGTCTCGGATGAGCTTCGCGCTCGCGTCCGGTGCCAGTGCCGTCGATCGTAGGAGTCCGTACGAACCCGCGTAAACAGCCAGGTCGTCCGGAGACTCGATAACAGACGTACTCATCAGATCGTCCATGGTCACCGCCTCGATCGCCGACTCCGAATCGAAGCTGAACGCGGAGAAGGCCGAGGCGGCGGCCGCCAGTGTTCCAGCACTGAACGGCAGAACCTGCACGGTGATGTTCTCGCGTTCCCCGGCTTCAAGGAGCGCCGACAACTGTTCTCGGTGAACGTCCGCACCCACCAGGGGGTACATGACGACCGCTTCCCAGATGACAGCGGTGTACCGGGCCCCGCCCTCCGCGATCTTCTCCTGCCGCCGCCTCCGCACCTCCACCAACCGGGCGGCCTGCTCAGGGTCAAGCCGGGTAGGACCGCCCGCGATGACCGCCTCCGCGTAGGCCGGGGTCTGCAACAGTCCCGGAACCAGCGCCGGTTGCCATTGCCGGATGTGAATCGCGTCGTCCTCCAGCGCGATGTGGTCGATGTAGTCCGAGCGGAGGTGC
Coding sequences within it:
- the serC gene encoding phosphoserine transaminase; the encoded protein is MAEIRIPADIKPADGRFGAGPSKVRTEALDALAATGTSLLGTSHRQAPVKNLVGEVREGIRELFRLPEGYEVVLGNGGSTAFWDIATHGLIENKSQHLTFGEFSSKFAKAAKLAPWLADPTVIAADPGTHPEATAEAGVDVYAFTHNETSTGVAMPIKRVPGADEGSLVLVDATSGAGGLPVDIAETDVYYFAPQKSFASDGGLWIGVFSPAAIERAERVHASGRHVPEFFSLPTAIDNSRKNQTYNTPALATVFLLNEQLKWLNGQGGLDFATGRTKDSSTRLYGWAEESKFATPFVTDPAKRSQVIGTIDFTDEIDAAAIAKVLRANGIVDTEPYRKLGRNQLRVAMFPAIDPADVEALTKCVDYVIEKL
- a CDS encoding helix-turn-helix domain-containing protein, whose protein sequence is MPTGGRPTVRSRRLGTALRQYRQAAKLDQPQAAEIIASSQARISRMESGHATPRVIEVRLLLDAYGVMEAEVRAKLEDLAKHSKNRGWWLEHAAHLRSDYIDHIALEDDAIHIRQWQPALVPGLLQTPAYAEAVIAGGPTRLDPEQAARLVEVRRRRQEKIAEGGARYTAVIWEAVVMYPLVGADVHREQLSALLEAGERENITVQVLPFSAGTLAAAASAFSAFSFDSESAIEAVTMDDLMSTSVIESPDDLAVYAGSYGLLRSTALAPDASAKLIRDVLQSI
- a CDS encoding cytochrome P450 family protein, encoding MTAGTDTQTPAPGTEGNPIPLDPFVSDLDAESAALRAAGPLARVVLPGDVPVWAVTHHAEAKKLLTDPRLVKDINVWGAWQRGEIAPDWPLIGLANPPRSMLTVDGADHRRLRTLVAQALTVRRVERMRERITELTEGLLDRVAEAQGETVDLKALFAYPLPMYVIADLMGLAEERLPRLKELFEKFFSTQTPPEEVIATLTELAGIMAETVAHKRENPGDDLTSALIQASENGDRLTDEEIVATLQLMVAAGHETTISLIVNAVLGLSLHPEQRELVLSGEVDWSAVVEETLRHSTPTSHVLVRFATEDVPVGDTVLPAGEALIVSYAAIGRDEQAHGPSAGDFDITRESANRHISFGHGPHVCPGAALSRLEAGVALPALYARFPKLDLAVPADELRNKPVVTQNDLYELPVTLG
- a CDS encoding DUF397 domain-containing protein produces the protein MTEIVGLFRKSSYSSQQGECVEIADTADHGRAVRDSKRREGGPLLTVSRESWAAFLRQFA